In Geminocystis sp. NIES-3708, a single window of DNA contains:
- the gnd gene encoding decarboxylating NADP(+)-dependent phosphogluconate dehydrogenase: protein MTKRTFGVIGLAVMGENLALNVESRGFPIAVYNRSPNKTEEFMATRAQGKDVKPAYSLEEFVQTLERPRKILVMVKAGAPVDAVIQQLKPLLDEGDMIIDGGNSLYEDTERRTNELEATGLGFMGMGVSGGEEGALNGPSLMPGGTKAAYDELEPILTKIAAQVDDGACVTYIGPRGAGHYVKMVHNGIEYGDMQLIAEAYDLLKNGLGLDNDRLGEVFSDWNTTDELNSFLIEITANIFPKKDPETGKHLIDLIVDAAGQKGTGSWTVINSLQMGVPIPTIYAAVYARSISSYKEERVFASKELTGITEKFDGDVESFISKIRDALYCSKMCSYAQGMALIAKASAEYNYDVNLPEVARIWKGGCIIKAGFLGKINKAFTDNPSLPNLLLAPEFKQSILDRQQAWRDVLVLATKMGIPVPAFSASLNYFDSYRLERLPQNLTQAQRDYFGAHTYERIDKPRGEFFHTEWMS from the coding sequence ATGACCAAAAGAACCTTTGGAGTAATTGGATTAGCTGTAATGGGTGAAAATCTAGCCCTCAACGTCGAAAGTAGAGGATTTCCCATTGCCGTTTATAATCGTAGCCCAAATAAAACAGAAGAATTTATGGCTACAAGAGCACAGGGTAAAGACGTTAAACCAGCTTACTCTTTAGAAGAATTTGTGCAAACTTTAGAACGTCCTCGTAAGATATTGGTAATGGTAAAAGCGGGTGCACCCGTGGATGCCGTTATTCAACAACTCAAGCCGTTACTTGATGAAGGAGATATGATTATCGATGGTGGCAACTCCCTCTATGAAGACACAGAAAGACGTACTAATGAGCTAGAAGCCACTGGTTTAGGGTTTATGGGTATGGGAGTGAGTGGTGGTGAAGAAGGTGCTTTAAATGGTCCTTCTTTGATGCCTGGGGGCACTAAAGCTGCCTATGATGAGCTTGAACCTATTTTAACTAAAATTGCTGCCCAAGTCGATGATGGTGCTTGTGTTACCTATATTGGTCCTCGTGGTGCAGGTCACTACGTTAAGATGGTACATAATGGTATTGAGTACGGGGATATGCAGTTAATCGCTGAAGCCTATGATCTGTTGAAAAACGGCTTAGGATTAGATAACGATAGGCTAGGAGAAGTATTTAGCGATTGGAATACCACCGATGAGCTAAATTCTTTTTTAATTGAGATTACTGCTAATATTTTCCCAAAAAAAGATCCTGAAACAGGCAAACATTTAATTGATTTAATTGTCGATGCGGCAGGACAAAAAGGAACAGGTAGTTGGACTGTCATTAACTCTTTACAAATGGGCGTACCCATTCCGACAATTTATGCGGCGGTATATGCTCGATCGATTTCTAGTTACAAAGAAGAACGGGTGTTCGCATCGAAAGAATTAACGGGAATTACCGAAAAATTCGACGGTGATGTAGAAAGTTTTATCTCTAAAATTAGGGATGCTTTATATTGCTCGAAAATGTGCTCTTATGCTCAAGGTATGGCTTTAATTGCTAAGGCTTCTGCTGAGTATAACTATGATGTCAATTTACCCGAAGTTGCTCGAATTTGGAAAGGTGGTTGTATTATCAAAGCGGGTTTTTTGGGCAAAATTAATAAGGCTTTCACCGATAACCCTAGTTTACCGAATTTACTCCTTGCCCCTGAGTTTAAACAAAGTATCCTTGATCGTCAACAGGCGTGGCGAGATGTGCTAGTGTTAGCTACTAAAATGGGTATTCCCGTCCCAGCTTTTAGTGCTTCTCTAAATTATTTTGATAGCTACAGGCTCGAACGACTTCCCCAGAATTTAACTCAAGCACAAAGGGATTATTTTGGGGCGCATACTTATGAGCGTATCGATAAACCCCGTGGAGAATTCTTCCACACTGAATGGATGTCTTAA
- a CDS encoding bifunctional 4-hydroxy-2-oxoglutarate aldolase/2-dehydro-3-deoxy-phosphogluconate aldolase: MLENWLSILHNYRLIAVIRCHNWEMGLKMAHILAQSGIRLIEITWNSDQPAKLITILRKELPHCYIGVGTIITHKDLICAMEAGSQFCFSPHFDSNLVNFAHNHDIPFIPGALSPSEIINAFNSGAKTVKVFPIHGVGGVDYLKTILSPINHIPLIPTGGVTIHSAPHYIKAGAIAVGLSTDLFPKDLVKEEQWEVISARVKQIQDLLVSINLT; the protein is encoded by the coding sequence ATGTTGGAAAATTGGCTATCCATTTTACATAATTATCGTTTAATTGCTGTAATTCGTTGTCATAATTGGGAAATGGGTTTAAAGATGGCTCATATTTTAGCTCAAAGTGGTATTAGACTAATTGAAATTACATGGAATAGTGACCAACCTGCAAAATTAATTACTATTCTTAGAAAAGAGTTACCCCATTGTTATATTGGAGTAGGTACAATTATTACTCATAAAGATTTAATTTGTGCTATGGAAGCAGGAAGCCAATTCTGTTTTAGTCCTCATTTTGACTCAAATTTAGTTAATTTTGCCCATAATCATGATATTCCTTTCATACCAGGGGCTTTATCTCCTTCAGAAATCATCAATGCCTTTAATTCTGGTGCTAAAACCGTCAAAGTTTTTCCTATTCATGGGGTGGGGGGAGTTGATTATCTGAAAACAATTCTTTCTCCCATTAATCATATTCCCTTAATTCCCACAGGAGGAGTGACGATACATTCAGCACCTCATTATATCAAAGCTGGTGCGATCGCCGTTGGATTATCAACAGATTTATTTCCCAAAGATTTAGTAAAAGAAGAACAATGGGAAGTAATTTCTGCTAGAGTAAAGCAAATTCAAGATCTATTGGTTAGTATAAATTTAACTTAA
- a CDS encoding glycosyltransferase family 4 protein, with the protein MKILVLSWEFPPRIIGGIARHVAELYPEIVQLGHDIHLITLEFANAPKFEVVEGIKIYRISIPPNENFFDWVISMNDVMRVTSENLISKIGTFDIIHAHDWLVADSAISLKHHFKIPLISTIHATEYGRHNGIHNDTHIYISSKEGTLVYESWRVIVCSQYMRREINQALGCPWDKIDVVYNGIRPEKKRRSPNFDCTEFRRKFARDDEKIIYYVGRMTYEKGIHILLNAAPKIIEALEGKVKFVIIGGGNTNYIKDLAHHLGIWDRCYFTGFMSDEDLNQFQTVADCAVFPSLYEPFGIVALESFASRVPVVVSDTGGLPEVVRHGNTGMVTQTNNPDSLAWGILEMLRNPDYAQLLVNNAYEDLSKRFQWAKLAQQTVAVYNLVLHERQEITWE; encoded by the coding sequence GTGAAAATACTGGTGCTATCATGGGAGTTTCCGCCAAGAATTATAGGAGGTATCGCACGTCATGTAGCAGAATTATATCCTGAAATTGTTCAATTAGGTCATGATATACATTTAATCACCCTTGAATTTGCTAACGCACCTAAATTTGAAGTTGTCGAAGGCATCAAAATTTATCGTATTTCCATTCCTCCTAATGAAAACTTTTTTGACTGGGTTATTTCTATGAATGATGTCATGAGAGTAACGTCAGAAAATTTAATTAGTAAGATTGGCACTTTTGATATAATTCATGCCCATGATTGGTTGGTAGCTGATAGTGCTATTTCTCTCAAACATCATTTTAAAATTCCCTTAATTTCAACCATTCACGCTACAGAATATGGCAGACATAACGGTATTCATAATGACACTCATATTTATATATCTAGTAAAGAAGGCACTTTAGTTTATGAATCATGGCGAGTAATTGTTTGCAGTCAATATATGCGTCGTGAAATTAATCAGGCTTTAGGTTGTCCTTGGGATAAAATAGATGTAGTTTATAATGGTATTCGCCCTGAAAAGAAAAGGCGATCGCCAAACTTTGACTGTACAGAATTTAGGCGAAAATTTGCTAGAGATGACGAAAAAATAATTTACTATGTCGGTAGAATGACTTATGAAAAAGGTATCCATATATTATTAAATGCCGCACCCAAAATAATAGAAGCCTTAGAAGGAAAAGTTAAATTCGTCATTATCGGCGGGGGAAATACCAACTACATCAAAGATTTAGCCCATCATTTAGGTATTTGGGATCGTTGTTATTTTACAGGATTTATGTCAGATGAAGATCTCAACCAATTTCAAACAGTGGCAGATTGTGCCGTTTTCCCCAGTTTATACGAACCTTTTGGCATTGTTGCCTTAGAAAGTTTTGCTTCTCGTGTCCCTGTGGTAGTTTCTGATACAGGAGGATTACCTGAAGTGGTAAGACATGGGAATACTGGTATGGTGACTCAAACCAACAATCCCGATTCTCTGGCATGGGGAATATTAGAAATGTTAAGAAATCCTGACTATGCACAATTACTTGTCAATAATGCCTATGAAGATTTAAGTAAACGTTTTCAATGGGCAAAATTAGCTCAACAAACTGTTGCTGTGTATAACCTAGTTTTACACGAAAGACAAGAAATAACTTGGGAGTAG